One genomic window of Fusarium fujikuroi IMI 58289 draft genome, chromosome FFUJ_chr01 includes the following:
- a CDS encoding related to VPS28 protein, involved in vacuolar traffic, translating to MIPRQGYAPTPHSYVPNTSLSASINLDEEVKLTNTRAERDLQESLAELFSIIITLDELEKAFLKDAVPEAEYTEICERSLRQYKALLADETIAREFGDLEDFKAKWDLEAPRATERIRVGMPSTTIDRAPSAQTPAPAAANNTSGVLILEATQEFITFLDAVKLGLLSKDQLHPLLSDVIQSVNRVTDKDFENRGKIVQWLITLNQMRATDELSESQARELELDIQQAYQGFRRTLT from the exons ATGATTCCAAGACAAGGCTATGCGCCAACTCCTCATAGCTATGTACCCAATACAAGTCTTTCAGCAAGCATAAACCTCGACGAG GAAGTCAAGCTCACCAACACCCGTGCCGAGCGCGACCTCCAAGAATCCCTCGCCGAACTCTTCAGCATTATCATAACACTTGATGAACTCGAAAAGGCCTTTTTGAAAGATGCTGTCCCTGAGGCAGAGTATACCGAGATCTGCGAGCGATCGCTGAGGCAGTATAAGGCGCTGCTTGCTGATGAGACGATTGCGAGGGAGTTTggagatcttgaagatttTAAGGCCAAGTGGGAT CTCGAAGCTCCTCGCGCAACCGAGCGCATTCGTGTAGGAATGCCCTCGACAACCATCGATCGAGCCCCCTCGGCACAAACTCCCGCCCCCGCCGCAGCCAACAACACAAGCGGCGTTCTCATTCTCGAAGCCACCCAAGAATTCATCACCTTTCTCGATGCCGTTAAGCTCGGTCTCCTTTCCAAGGATCAACTACACCCTCTTCTTTCCGACGTTATCCAATCGGTGAACCGTGTCACAGACAAAGACTTTGAGAACCGCGGCAAGATCGTGCAGTGGCTTATCACCCTTAACCAGATGAGAGCGACGGATGAGTTGAGTGAGAGCCAGGCGCgcgagctggagctggataTTCAGCAGGCGTATCAGGGATTCCGAAGGACGTTAACATGA
- a CDS encoding related to glycosyl hydrolase: protein MAWLKIIAGIASLLTIIQPISAAPSREGAHKEYCPVLYNEPPTNCRPLPETFLTFSSKPSDTKPADTQILEDALSALSSLQDHFFEPDYATWPSAIDWTAAVAGTLVAGMLTTLSKAIDSVDLAGIDDWRVKENIIATFYAQLVGSYFGQDVLSIRGQAYDDILWVALGWIEAIKFVRTHADLHYPKIKSEGVSEGSNLREVIESMPWQGYNWFSSFAHRSRIFWNLATHGWETKFCNGGMVWNPRLNPYKNAITNELWVAASISMYEHFPGDNFTAPWLNSAVFPGNDPAHLEAAMRGYKWLIDVNMTNSLGLFVDGYHIDSTKPGNTKCDLRDEMVYTYNQGVLLTGQRGLWSVSGSASYLEDGHRLIQSVIRATGWNLKENKPVDDLKHLGPGQLPPWYGLGRGGILEEQCDASSTCSQDGQTFKGIFFHHFTAFCSPLEPLVAKQGRTIDPRGYRRVKGIHADACQSYLGWVKHNAHAALKTRNDDGLFGMWWGAGIYGAVPTLDTDGIDHAAENATDYRNQGTPDDETWGGLHRWTPGTGHWSPSGPKSDQHVMDSVGGDLVPRRGGHSPREVKMKGQDPNKRGRGRTVETQIGGIALLRAYWELSRSFER from the exons ATGGCCTGGCTCAAAATCATCGCTGGTATCGCCAGCTTGCTCACCATCATCCAGCCCATATCAGCTGCACCCAGCCGTGAGGGTGCCCACAAAGAGTACTGCCCCGTTCTCTATAACGAGCCGCCAACAAACTGCCGTCCTCTTCCTGAAACATTTTTGACTTTCTCTTCGAAGCCCTCTGATACCAAACCAGCAGACACTCAGATTCTCGAGGACGCCCTCAGTGCTCTTTCGTCTCTTCAAGACCACTTCTTTGAGCCGGATTACGCAACATGGCCATCTGCTATAGACTggactgctgctgttgcaGGGACACTCGTGGCTGGAATGCTCACCACTTTGTCCAAAGCTATCGATTCGGTCGATCTTGCTGGTATTGACGATTGGAGGGTGAAAGAGAACATCATCGCAACTTTCTATGCGCAGCTTGTGGGTTCGTACTTTGGACAAGATGTGCTGTCAATCAGAGGCCAG GCTTACGACGACATATTATGGGTCGCCCTTGGCTGGATCGAGGCCATCAAATTCGTGAGAACTCACGCTGATCTTCATTACCCCAAGATAAAATCCGAGGGGGTTTCTGAGGGAAGTAATCTGAGGGAAGTCATCGAATCTATGCCATGGCAGGGCTACAACTGGTTCTCATCCTTTGCGCACCGCTCTCGCATCTTCTGGAACCTGGCAACTCACGGGTGGGAGACAAAGTTCTGCAATGGAGGCATGGTCTGGAACCCTCGCTTGAATCCATACAAAAACGCCATTACGAATGAACTCTGGGTGGCTGCTTCGATTTCCATGTACGAGCACTTTCCTGGTGACAACTTCACTGCACCATGGCTGAACAGTGCTGTATTCCCGGGTAACGACCCTGCACACCTGGAGGCCGCCATGCGAGGGTACAAGTGGCTCATCGATGTCAACATGACCAACTCCCTGGGTCTATTTGTGGATGGATATCACATCGATAGCACCAAGCCCGGTAACACGAAGTGCGATCTTCGAGACGAGATGGTGTACACGTACAACCAAGGTGTCTTGCTCACAGGCCAACGAGGTCTCTGGTCTGTCAGTGGAAGCGCTTCGTATCTGGAAGACGGGCATCGTCTTATTCAGTCCGTCATCAGAGCTACAGGATGGAATCTGAAAGAGAACAAGCCCGTCGATGACCTGAAACACTTGGGCCCTGGTCAGTTGCCTCCGTGGTATGGGCTTGGCCGAGGAGGCATCCTGGAAGAGCAGTGCGATGCTAGTAGCACCTGCTCCCAGGACGGCCAGACTTTCAAAGGCATATTCTTCCATCACTTCACAGCATTCTGCAGCCCTCTTGAACCTCTAGTCGCCAAGCAGGGCAGAACAATCGATCCCCGTGGATACCGACGTGTGAAAGGCATTCACGCAGATGCATGCCAGTCGTACTTGGGCTGGGTCAAGCACAACGCCCATGCAGCTCTGAAGACTCGCAACGACGATGGCCTCTTTGGCATGTGGTGGGGAGCTGGCATCTACGGTGCTGTCCCAACATTGGATACTGACGGTATCGACCACGCCGCAGAGAACGCAACTGACTACCGCAACCAAGGAACGCCTGATGACGAGACCTGGGGTGGACTTCACCGATGGACTCCAGGTACAGGACACTGGTCACCATCAGGGCCGAAGTCCGACCAGCATGTTATGGACAGTGTTGGGGGAGACCTTGTACCTCGTCGCGGAGGACATTCACCTCGAgaggtgaagatgaagggaCAGGACCCGAATAAACGGGGCCGTGGCCGGACTGTCGAGACACAAATTGGAGGAATTGCACTGCTTAGAGCATATTGGGAGCTTTCCCGATCATTTGAACGATGA
- a CDS encoding related to excision repair protein RAD4 — MAPGKKNLKATKKFEKRHLTGVLDKRKAGAKIKQRHQMQDKKKARKSKDAEFLKGSKDGQDGEVKKPSAKGKKVNDMSVDEFFSGGFDDIIDSKHKKAGKLGKRKRNGAAAEDNDASDSDDSIGAQPIAADSDGNDGDDAEDDVGMSKETMEKLAENDPEFYKFLKENDPEALDFDDNADLAEVDALSGDDESEQEEEQPKKKRKKEKEAEAEAVAQGNELTRELVASWRKAMAEKNSLRAARQVVLAFRCAAHLNEDDDGETQQRYAINSPEVFNDILLLALKEIPTVMNHHLPVKESASGKVHVQTESRKFHTLSLLLKTYTSSIMHLLSTLSDDKTLKLTLSSITPILPYLLSFKKLVKALAKSVVNFWAQPASSETTKLTAFLVLRRLVVIGDKGIRETVLKAVYQGLIQGCRVTNANTLQGINLMKNSAAELWGIDQSVGYTTAFSFIRQLAIHLRNSIVHNKNDAFRIVYNWQYTHSLDFWSCVLAEHCSPLKEAEAGKESQLKLLIYPLVQVTLGAMRLIPTAIYFPFRFHLIRSLLRLSRATGTYIPLASPLLEVLTSAEMKKAPKAASLKPFDFTTSYKAPKSYLRTRVFQDGVGEQLVELLGEYFFLWATSIAFPELALPVVIQLKRWLKQARNKNTGNKNVKLASQVILLVQKLEANGKFIEEKRAKVDFAPRDRTQVEAFLRDFDLAKTPLGAYVVGQRKARAERVKLLEEARREDDRKRRQDEKADLEDQVEDDSEGDEDEDEDEDEDEEMDGENGDADSDDEEDDEE, encoded by the coding sequence ATGGCGCCAGGcaagaagaacctcaaggcGACCAAAAAGTTTGAGAAGAGACATCTCACAGGTGTTCTCGACAAGCGGAAAGCAGGCGCCAAAATCAAGCAACGCCATCAGATGcaggataagaagaaggctaGAAAGTCAAAAGATGCAGAGTTTCTCAAGGGCTCCAAGGATGGGCAAGACGGAGAAGTCAAGAAGCCCAGcgccaagggcaagaaggtcaaCGATATGAGTGTCGATGAGTTCTTCTCGGGCGGTTTCGACGATATCATCGACAGCAAGCATAAGAAGGCCGGCAAGCTTGGAAAGCGAAAGAGGAACGGTGCCGCCGCCGAGGATAACGATGCCAGCGACTCTGACGACTCAATTGGCGCGCAGCCCATCGCGGCCGACAGCGACGGGAATGACGGTGACGACGCTGAGGACGATGTTGGCATGAGCAAGGAGACCATGGAGAAGCTCGCCGAGAATGATCCCGAATTCTACAAGTTCCTCAAAGAGAACGACCCCGAGGCCCTCGACTTTGACGACAACGCCGACCTCGCAGAGGTGGATGCGCTTAGTGGCGACGACGAgtcagaacaagaagaggagcagcccaagaagaagcggaagaaggagaaggaggccgaggccgaggccgTTGCGCAAGGGAACGAGTTGACCCGCGAGCTTGTCGCTTCGTGGAGGAAGGCCATGGCCGAGAAGAACTCTCTACGGGCGGCCCGACAGGTTGTTCTGGCCTTTCGATGCGCTGCGCACTtgaacgaggatgatgatggggagaCTCAGCAGCGATATGCTATCAACAGCCCTGAGGTCTTCAACGacattcttctcctcgcccTCAAGGAGATCCCCACGGTTATGAACCACCATCTCCCCGTCAAGGAGTCAGCCTCTGGCAAGGTCCACGTCCAAACCGAGTCAAGAAAGTTCCACACATTGTCTCTGCTGCTCAAGACATACACCTCGTCTATCATGCACCTCTTGAGCACTCTCTCCGACGACAAGACCCTGAAGCTCACACTCTCATCCATCACCCCTATTCTCCCGTACCTCCTTTCCTTCAAAAAGCTCGTCAAGGCCCTCGCCAAATCCGTCGTCAACTTCTGGGCTCAGCCTGCCAGTTCCGAGACGACAAAGCTCACAGCATTCCTCGTGCTGCGACGTCTGGTTGTTATTGGTGACAAGGGTATTCGAGAGACAGTTCTCAAGGCTGTTTACCAAGGTCTTATCCAGGGCTGCCGTGTCACAAATGCCAACACTCTTCAGGGCATTAATCTCATGAAGAACTCTGCTGCTGAACTCTGGGGTATCGACCAGTCTGTTGGCTACACAACTgctttctccttcatccgaCAGCTCGCTATTCACCTGCGAAACAGTATCGTACACAACAAGAATGATGCATTCCGAATCGTCTACAACTGGCAGTACACACACTCCCTCGACTTCTGGTCCTGCGTTCTTGCCGAGCACTGCAGTCCCTTGAAGGAGGCAGAGGCTGGAAAGGAGAGCCAACTCAAGCTCCTTATCTATCCCCTTGTTCAAGTCACGCTCGGAGCCATGCGCCTCATCCCTACCGCCATCTACTTCCCCTTCCGCTTCCACCTAATCCGCTCTTTGCTCCGACTCTCCCGCGCCACTGGAACTTACATCCCTCTCGCCTCTCCCCTTCTCGAGGTACTTACTTCcgctgagatgaagaaggccCCCAAGGCCGCTTCCCTCAAGCCCTTCGATTTCACCACATCTTACAAGGCTCCCAAGTCATACCTCCGAACCCGTGTCTTCCAAGACGGCGTCGGTGAGCAActcgttgagcttcttggcgagtACTTCTTCCTGTGGGCCACAAGCATCGCCTTCCCCGAGCTCGCTCTCCCCGTCGTCATCCAGCTCAAGCGCTGGCTCAAGCAGGCCCGCAATAAGAACACGGGCAACAAGAACGTCAAGCTCGCGAGCCAAGTCATTCTCCTGGTGCAGAAGCTTGAGGCCAACGGCAAGTTCATTGAGGAGAAGCGTGCAAAGGTCGACTTCGCCCCGAGGGACCGCACTCAGGTCGAGGCTTTCTTGCGTGACTTTGACCTCGCCAAGACACCTCTTGGTGCTTATGTCGTGGGACAGCGAAAGGCTCGTGCTGAGCGTGTCAAGTTGCTTGAAGAGGCCAGGAGAGAGGACGATCGCAAGAGACGAcaggatgagaaggctgaTCTGGAAGATCAAGTGGAGGATGATAGTGAAggtgatgaggacgaagatgaggacgaagatgaggacgaggagatggACGGCGAGAACGGCGATGCTGAtagcgacgacgaagaggatgatgaagagtaG
- a CDS encoding related to rho coiled-coil associated kinase alpha, translating into MEVDAASRYRSRILREMKANRDNPFNSPPSSTGSHGTVSPTLSSVFSDPDGESTRRLNEDIARVTAPRNLPVNWEAAHRKWPEFFGMPKTREVPVYDDNTDTRPMSAESKENKPPASGIKFAIDDITQDTWQGSARTRAEMQPRVDNESDLSSILSKSPNRALSYHSWNKNAHNPSPLSKVHNRTSSESMAAQKQLRRETISEAFDRLRSSAKSPEPRDQNQQNKSSPQMSSAKSSLTAVPPSPASIASPAHNESNARSFFMPDISHLGDFVDGTLRFSGSMRNGVPIFVKNGRVHDRYEKPSLSAHAEVDEVEVPEDEEKIFVSMDMIREEIISLQEHYDKVQEYAENLQQQVEQLEAQLKSRKSYDDDYDSTRANEKLMAQKNRLEVEVSTLQSRLEQASRKISLNEIENDSLAQERDRAVRKLQEACEDINKLTRKLSTKQKELETTHKQLESTEQIRNENDTLRRDLMSLKHGRDSLDLENKSLSAANDTLRKEHETMKEEIESLRSDNNTVRRENQSLIGENRSLRTTNKTLTDENEELRENLDGLQHELDAAKEEVEALQQELQNVSQEKSTLGEDNASLVRHNEKYFEENKVLRRENSGFERSIHDLHDENVKLKDEVDFLKQQLESFRPVPKEDFSARLDDETEENMTSAFFIPDITINSNTGDVDTAENAQATETKEITEPIEDSGRLPTIPDLTEEETRTHTKRDITSQSETRHSQSKSKTSKSGNQQKVAFSIPGKSSMKSSSNVANQGSKRRTTSDSKRRSSMKGIATYDMDTLEDNDETTGLQSVENATQDNSTQLSVVPKTRKEAKGTGQKQPNTQNTTVQSERSQHSRSHSRSLRKQITTDITSASIKSIDKDTCPVLSSDAKRVLDDLCEHECRNCTVCSRITSHRNIFTSADIAAGKKRVTVPRPVPVTDRDLSVEDPTMRPTQHPGHALAVVIKGLEDESHHLQLELTRIQAQYNGRDKALGRRERLNLAETIRTLLKRLEAKNDQIYSLYDVLEGQKAAGQAMSEEEIEMTVLNITGMTVRDVTSNSELTWEGVPEL; encoded by the exons ATGGAGGTCGACGCCGCAAGCAGATATCGATCCCGCATTCTTAGAGAAATGAAAGCAAACCGCGACAACCCCTTCAACTCACCACCCTCATCAACTGGTTCACACGGCACCGTCAGCCCTACGCTATCTTCAGTCTTCTCCGACCCCGACGGCGAGTCCACAAGAAGACTTAACGAGGATATTGCTCGCGTCACTGCGCCTCGCAACCTCCCCGTCAACTGGGAGGCTGCCCATCGCAAGTGGCCCGAGTTCTTTGGCATGCCCAAGACCCGCGAGGTGCCTGTCTACGACGATAACACTGACACTCGGCCTATGAGTGCTGAGTccaaggagaacaagcccCCTGCCTCTGGAATCAAGTTCGCCATTGACGACATCACACAAGACACCTGGCAAGGTTCTGCTAGAACGCGTGCTGAGATGCAGCCTCGCGTCGATAACGAGTCCGACCTGTCTTCAATCCTTTCCAAGTCTCCTAACCGAGCCCTTTCTTACCACTCTTGGAACAAGAACGCACATAACCCTAGCCCGTTGTCCAAGGTCCACAACCGAACCTCATCCGAATCAATGGCCGCACAAAAACAACTGCGACGAGAGACGATCTCCGAGGCATTTGACCGCCTACGCAGCAGTGCAAAGAGCCCTGAGCCTCGAGATCAAAATCAGCAAAACAAGTCTTCACCACAAATGTCTTCAGCCAAGTCCAGCTTAACCGCTGTTCCTCCTTCGCCCGCCTCCATTGCGAGCCCTGCACACAACGAAAGCAACGCTCGCTCTTTCTTTATGCCCGACATCTCACATCTCGGTGACTTTGTCGATGGCACTCTTCGATTCAGTGGCTCGATGCGGAATGGTGTTCCCATTTTTGTCAAGAATGGCAGAGTTCATGACCGTTATGAGAAGCCATCGCTTTCGGCTCATGCCGAAGTTGACGAAGTTGAGGTgccagaagatgaagagaagatattTGTTTCGATGGATATGATCCGCGAAGAAATCATCTCTCTCCAAGAGCACTACGACAAGGTTCAGGAGTATGCCGAGAACCTGCAGCAACAGGTTGAGCAATTGGAGGCTCAACTGAAGTCACGAAAGTCGTATGACGATGACTACGATTCTACTCGGGCTAACGAGAAACTCATGGCTCAAAAGAACC GTCTGGAAGTTGAGGTTTCCACTCTCCAATCTCGCTTGGAGCAAGCCTCGCGCAAGATCAGCTTGAATGAGATTGAAAACGACTCTTTGGCTCAAGAACGAGACCGCGCAGTGAGGAAGCTGCAAGAGGCTTGTGAGgatatcaacaagctcaCTCGCAAGCTTAGCACGAAACAGAAGGAACTGGAGACAACACACAAGCAGCTCGAGTCGACAGAGCAAATTCGTAATGAGAACGACACTCTCCGACGAGATCTGATGTCTCTGAAACACGGCCGTGACTCGTTGGACCTTGAGAACAAGTCCCTCTCTGCTGCCAATGATACTCTACGAAAGGAGCATGAGACtatgaaggaggagattgagTCTCTGCGATCCGACAACAATACCGTCAGACGTGAAAACCAGTCCTTGATTGGCGAGAACCGTTCACTGCGAACTACAAACAAGACTCTCACGGATGAGAACGAGGAGCTCCGCGAAAACCTTGACGGACTTCAGCATGAGCTTGACGCAGCgaaggaagaggttgaagctcttcaacaagaactCCAGAACGTGTCTCAGGAGAAGTCTACGCTTGGCGAGGATAACGCGAGCCTGGTGCGACACAACGAAAAGTACTTTGAGGAGAACAAGGTTCTTCGACGCGAGAATTCGGGCTTTGAGCGAAGCATTCATGATCTTCACGACGAGAACGTGAAACTCAAAGATGAGGTTGACTTTCTCAAGCAGCAGTTGGAGTCTTTCCGCCCAGTTCCCAAGGAGGACTTTTCTGCGCGTCTCGATGATGAGACAGAGGAGAACATgacctcagccttcttcattcctgacatcaccatcaacagcaacactgGCGACGTTGATACTGCCGAGAACGCCCAAGCTACTGAGACCAAGGAGATTACCGAGCCTATCGAGGATAGCGGCAGATTGCCAACAATCCCTGATCTCACCGAAGAGGAGACTCGTACACATACTAAGCGTGACATCACGTCCCAAAGCGAGACCAGGCATTCTCAGAGCAAGAGCAAGACCTCCAAGTCTGGCAATCAACAGAAGGTTGCTTTCTCAATCCCTGGCAAGTCTTCTATGAAGAGCAGCTCCAATGTCGCAAACCAGGGCAGCAAGCGCCGAACCACTTCCGACTCCAAGAGACGCTCCTCTATGAAGGGCATTGCAACATATGACATGGACACCTTGGAGGACAACGATGAGACTACTGGTCTACAATCAGTTGAGAATGCTACACAGGACAACTCGACCCAGCTGAGCGTCGTACCCAAGACACGTaaggaggccaagggcaCCGGACAGAAGCAGCCGAACACTCAGAATACTACAGTGCAGAGTGAGAGGTCACAACACAGTCGATCTCACTCCCGATCTTTACGCAAGCAGATTACGACCGACATCACCTCTGCTAGCATCAAGAGCATTGACAAGGATACGTGCCCCGTCCTCTCCAGCGATGCCAAGAGAGTGCTTGATGACCTTTGCGAGCATGAATGCCGTAACTGCACTGTCTGCAGCCGAATCACATCCCACCGTAACATCTTCACTTCCGCCGATATTGCCGCCGGCAAGAAGCGTGTTACTGTTCCCCGACCAGTCCCTGTCACCGATCGTGATTTGTCAGTAGAGGACCCTACCATGCGGCCTACTCAGCACCCAGGACATGCTCTTGCTGTGGTTATCAAGGGCTTGGAGGATGagtctcatcatctccagcTTGAGCTCACCCGCATTCAGGCGCAGTACAATGGTCGCGATAAGGCCTTGGGTCGCCGCGAGCGTCTCAACCTTGCTGAGACCATTCGCACACTTCTCAAGCGACTTGAGGCTAAGAACGATCAGATCTACAGCCTCTACGATGTCCTTGAGGGTCAGAAGGCCGCCGGTCAGGCTATGTCagaggaggagattgaaaTGACTGTTCTAAACATCACAGGCATGACCGTCCGCGATGTCACTAGCAACAGTGAACTCACCTGGGAGGGTGTTCCTGAGTTATAA
- a CDS encoding probable ILV1-anabolic serine and threonine dehydratase precursor, whose product MPSAHDPIVAVPVNGAVNGTTNGTNGDSHSRPHTPMTGMALTEYSVNPSTPSEEKRARIKEIVPDEYLLPTGYPDYLRLIASATSRVYEACKVTPLTHAINLSNRLECNVLLKREDEQPVFSFKLRGAYNKMAHLDPKKSWKGVVCCSAGNHAQGVAFSARKLKIPATIVMPEATPSIKHLNVARLGGHVVLHGADFDAAKEECARREVQDGLINIPPFDDPYVIAGQGTIGNELFGQVNMAKVEAIFCGVGGGGLIAGIGLYVKRMAPHVKIIGVEAHDANAMAQSLKAGERVLLKEVGLFADGAAVKIPGEETFRICKEVIDDVVEVTTDEICAAIKDMYDDTRSGLEPAGALSIAGLKKYVSQNPSNDSKRNLIAVTSGANMNFDRLRFVAERATMGEGKEALLAVQIPEQPGAFSELINNIMPHAVTEFTYRYSTDEVANILIGVSLTAPAHQRSEELRSLMDRIQSDNMNVTDLSQDELAKSHIRYLVGGRSGVPNERLYMFTFPERPGALEKFLVTLRPKFNISLFQYRNYGGDVGKIVTGILCPDDEVPELESFLRKIGYPYEDCTNSQVFKTFLRT is encoded by the exons ATGCCTTCAGCTCACGATCCCATTGTTGCGGTGCCTGTGAACGGCGCCGTGAATGGCACTACCAATGGCACAAACGGCGACTCTCACTCTCGGCCGCATACGCCGATGACCGGAATGGCGTTGACAGAGTACAGCGTCAACCCGTCTACACCGTCGGAGGAGAAGCGGGCGCGCATTAAGGAGATTGTGCCTGACGAGTATCTCCTCCCTACAGGATACCCAGAT TACCTTCGTCTTATCGCCAGCGCCACATCTCGAGTCTACGAGGCCTGCAAGGTCACTCCCCTCACACACGCtatcaacctcagcaaccGACTCGAATGCAATGTCCTCCTCAAGCGCGAAGACGAGCAACCCGTattcagcttcaagctgcgCGGCGCTTACAACAAGATGGCCCATCTCGACCCaaagaagagctggaagGGTGTCGTGTGCTGTTCTGCCGGTAACCACGCTCAGGGTGTCGCTTTTTCGGCacgcaagctcaagatccctGCGACTATTGTCATGCCCGAAGCGACCCCTAGTATCAAGCACTTGAACGTTGCTCGTTTGGGCGGCCATGTTGTGTTGCATGGCGCTGATTTCGATGCGGCCAAGGAGGAGTGCGCAAGAAGAGAGGTGCAAGATGGTCTTATCAACATCCCACCCTTTGACGATCCGTATGTTATCGCTGGTCAAGGAACCATTGGAAACGAATTGTTTGGCCAGgtcaacatggccaaggtGGAGGCTATCTTCTGCGGtgtcggcggtggtggtCTCATTGCCGGAATTGGCCTGTATGTCAAGCGCATGGCTCCCCACGTCAAGATCATCGGTGTTGAGGCCCACGACGCCAACGCCATGGCGCAGTCGTTGAAGGCAGGAGAGCGGGTATTGCTCAAGGAGGTCGGTCTGTTCGCCGATGGTGCTGCCGTCAAGATTCCTGGAGAAGAGACATTCCGCATCTGCAAGGAGGTTATCGACGACGTCGTTGAAGTGACGACCGACGAGATCTGCGCCGCTATCAAGGACATGTACGACGACACCCGATCCGGCCTTGAGCCCGCTGGAGCCCTTTCCATCGCCGGCCTCAAGAAATACGTCTCCCAGAACCCCTCAAACGACTCGAAGCGCAACCTCATTGCTGTGACATCAGGCGCCAACATGAACTTTGACCGTCTAAGGTTCGTCGCTGAGCGTGCTACCATGGGTGAGGGTAAGGAGGCTTTGCTTGCCGTTCAGATTCCCGAACAGCCTGGAGCATTCTccgagctcatcaacaacatcatgccTCATGCCGTTACCGAGTTCACCTACCGATACTCGACAGACGAAGTcgccaacatcctcatcggTGTGTCTCTGACCGCTCCTGCCCACCAGCGATCAGAGGAACTCCGCTCTCTTATGGACCGTATCCAATCCGACAACATGAACGTGACCGATCTATCACAAGATGAACTCGCAAAGAGTCACATTCGATACCTCGTCGGCGGTCGATCTGGTGTTCCCAACGAGCGGCTATACATGTTCACATTCCCCGAGAGACCTGGAGCTCTCGAGAAGTTCCTCGTGACACTTCGACCCAAGTTCAACATCAGCCTGTTCCAGTACCGTAATTACGGCGGTGATGTGGGCAAGATTGTTACTGGCATCTTGTGTCCTGACGACGAGGTCCCTGAGCTGGAGTCATTTTTGCGCAAGATCGGATACCCCTATGAAGACTGCACCAACTCGCAAGTGTTTAAGACATTCCTGCGAACTTAG